A section of the Chelmon rostratus isolate fCheRos1 chromosome 16, fCheRos1.pri, whole genome shotgun sequence genome encodes:
- the sh3bp5lb gene encoding SH3 domain-binding protein 5-like, with the protein MDPGSSREMSTDEECPKPAGVREETPGEESKGGEGRTVMLRRRGVDEDPAEEVKAQREDDGDDAESQMKTGEEEDAGKHEEELDPRIQEELEHLNQASEMINKLELQLDDARSSYRRILTDSARKLNAQGSQLGPCIEKARPYYEARRLAKEAQQETQKAALRYERAVSMHTAAREMVYVAEQGLLADRNTMDPTWQEMLNHATSKVNEAEEERLRSEREHQRVTQLCQDAEARVQTLQKALKKVILKSKPYFELKAQFNHILEEHKAKVVQLEEQVAKVKTCYSVALRNLEQISEQIHAQRGRIRANRGRPAVCGGRSSPVGAEAEFRATIGIQVSSCVGVGGIESDWAGGEKTRLWVERHRESGWGQREQLEVEQAGSDCMSVISLQTIASDLEKCDSVEHLGDLSDAGSLLGEEWDCNRKPSERPVSRVVTNEPQQERAHQEKGAVSKEKQDSFVKQHHRSVSL; encoded by the exons ATGGACCCAGGGAGCTCGCGTGAAATGTCGACCGACGAGGAGTGCCCTAAGCCGGCCGGTGTGCGGGAGGAGACCCCGGGGGAAGAGTCGAAAGGTGGAGAGGGGCGCACCGTAATGTTGAGGCGAAGAGGAGTGGATGAAGACCCCGCGGAGGAGGTAAAAGCGCAGCGTGAGGATGACGGTGATGATGCTGAAAGCCAGATGAAaactggagaggaggaagatgctGGCAAACACGAAGAGGAACTAGACCCAAGAATTCAG gaggagctggagcatcTCAACCAGGCCAGTGAAATGATCAAcaagctggagctgcagctggat GATGCCAGGTCCAGCTACAGGAGGATTCTTACTGATTCTGCCAGGAAGCTCAATGCCCAGGGCTCCCAGCTTGGTCCCTGCATTGAGAAAGCAAGGCCCTACTATGAAGCTCGCAGACTTGCTAAAGAG GCCCAACAGGAGACTCAGAAGGCAGCTCTGAGGTATGAGAGGGCTGTGTCCATGCACACTGCTGCCAGAGAGATGGTGTATGTGGCAGAACAGGGCCTCTTGGCAGACAGGAACACCATGGACCCAACCTGGCAGGAGATGCTGAACCACGCCACTTCCAAG GTGAATGAGGCGGAGGAGGAGCGCCTCCGCAGTGAGCGGGAGCACCAGCGAGTCACACAGCTCTGCCAAGACGCCGAGGCTCGAGTCCAGACCCTCCAGAAAGCCCTGAAGAAAGTCATCCTCAAATCCAAACCTTACTTTGAACTCAAGGCTCAATTCAATCATATTCTGGAG GAACATAAGGCTAAAGTAGTACAGCTGGAAGAGCAGGTGGCGAAAGTAAAAACATGTTACTCTGTGGCCCTGCGGAACCTGGAACAGATCAGCGAGCAGATCCATGCACAGAGGGGGAGAATCAGGGCCAACAGGGGGCGTCCTGCTGTCTGTGGAGGTCGGAGCTCCCCCGTAGGTGCTGAGGCTGAGTTCAGAGCCACCATCGGGATTCAAGTCAGTAGCTGTGTGGGAGTCGGTGGGATAGAGAGTGACTGGGCGGGCGGTGAAAAGACCCGTCTGTGGGtagagaggcacagagagagcgGCTGGGGCCAgagggagcagctggaggtggagcaggcCGGCTCAGACTGCATGTCAGTCATCAGCTTGCAGACCATCGCCTCCGACCTGGAAAAGTGTGACTCGGTGGAGCACCTGGGTGACCTAAGCGATGCTGGGAGCTTACTGGGTGAGGAGTGGGACTGCAACAGGAAGCCCAGTGAGAGGCCAGTAAGCAGAGTGGTGACCAACGAACCCCAGCAGGAGAGGGCCCACCAGGAGAAGGGAGCGGTTAGTAAAGAGAAGCAAGACAGTTTCGTCAAGCAGCATCATAGAAGTGTTAGTCTTTGA